The Spirosoma foliorum genome has a window encoding:
- a CDS encoding alpha-L-rhamnosidase, which yields MIFVRSKAQVMLFIACIITLQLGAKSVVMASDLKPVNLRTEYKVNPVTDVGKPRLSWELTSLVRGQTQSAYQLLVASSPEQLVADKADLWNSNKVAGNATNQVEYAGKPLAARAICYWKVRSWDKNGEPGPWSAIAKWEMGLLTKSDWKAEWIGNDLTALGKGKTYHLPPAPFFRKETQLKGLIKRARLYVTSLGLYEFQINGKRVGKDYFTPGWTDYNKRVYYQTYDVTANLKTGKNALGAILSDGWYAGYLGYALLVGNPVVRNFYGSVPLLKAQLEVDYTNGEKEIITTDQSWKTNHGPILEADILNGETHNANLDFDNWSIVGYDDSKWKKSGTYPDKAERKIEVYPGNPIQVFQELKAKTVTPKSGGKYLFDLGQNFAGVVRLKVKGNKGDTIRLKFGEVLFPNGELMTENLRKARATDTYILKGSKDGETWTPKFTYHGFQYVEVAGFRTPPRLDAITGIVLTSATPSTGSFSTDNLLINKLYQNIVWTQRSNYFDVPTDCPQRDERLGWTGDAQAYVQSAAFNTDISAFYTKWLVDLNDAQRADHSYPIYAPAPNVRKTDTYSPGWSEAGIICPYTIYKTYGDTRVIREFWPNMVAYLKFMEAKSKGDYVYKEGSFEEISPKGGFGDWLSVGKKTPPDMLATMYYGYVASMMAEMAKAIGKQDESAYYTTIFTKIKQAFLAHYTDETGKFKTNSAAYGNGDGYVDGDMGFAGHTQTAYANAIYMHMLKPDLTQKAGNWLVELIKANNNKLSTGFLGVKPLLPALSSTGHSDEAYNLLLSTDYPSWGFEVVNGANTIWERWNSYIKGKGFENNAGMNSFNHYAFGSVNEWLFEYAAGIQVGEAGYRTFTIKPEIARLGIKQVKATYHSINGMITTAWKKDGSSIQVQVTVPINTIATVFIPTINPTTVLEAGKAVKTNSAITVKAYKDGYLPVEIGSGVYQFTSQN from the coding sequence ATGATTTTTGTCCGGTCTAAGGCGCAGGTTATGCTGTTCATTGCCTGTATTATTACCCTCCAATTAGGGGCTAAATCGGTTGTTATGGCCTCAGATTTAAAGCCAGTTAATCTACGTACTGAATACAAAGTAAATCCGGTGACTGATGTCGGAAAACCTCGCCTAAGTTGGGAGCTGACATCTCTAGTAAGAGGTCAGACACAGTCGGCCTATCAGCTACTGGTCGCTTCATCGCCTGAACAATTAGTTGCAGACAAAGCCGATCTCTGGAATTCTAATAAAGTCGCGGGCAATGCTACTAATCAAGTAGAATATGCGGGTAAGCCATTGGCTGCCAGGGCTATTTGTTATTGGAAGGTTCGGAGTTGGGATAAAAATGGCGAACCTGGCCCCTGGAGCGCCATTGCCAAATGGGAAATGGGCTTGCTAACTAAATCCGACTGGAAAGCCGAATGGATTGGAAATGACTTAACGGCCTTAGGAAAAGGGAAAACGTATCATCTGCCCCCCGCTCCGTTTTTCAGAAAAGAAACTCAACTGAAAGGGCTCATTAAGCGAGCACGGTTATACGTTACATCGCTTGGCTTATATGAGTTTCAGATCAATGGCAAGCGTGTTGGGAAAGACTACTTTACACCTGGCTGGACCGATTATAACAAGCGGGTTTATTATCAAACCTACGATGTTACGGCCAATCTAAAGACGGGTAAAAATGCACTGGGCGCTATTCTGTCCGATGGTTGGTATGCTGGTTATCTTGGGTACGCCTTGCTGGTAGGTAATCCCGTGGTGCGGAATTTCTATGGAAGTGTTCCATTGCTAAAGGCGCAACTGGAAGTAGACTATACCAATGGGGAGAAAGAGATCATAACTACCGACCAAAGCTGGAAGACAAATCACGGCCCAATCCTTGAAGCCGACATCTTAAATGGTGAAACGCACAATGCCAATCTCGACTTTGATAATTGGAGTATAGTTGGTTACGATGATTCGAAATGGAAGAAAAGTGGCACTTATCCAGATAAAGCGGAACGAAAGATTGAGGTTTATCCTGGAAATCCAATTCAGGTTTTTCAGGAATTAAAGGCGAAAACTGTCACGCCAAAATCGGGTGGGAAATACCTTTTTGACTTAGGGCAAAACTTTGCAGGTGTTGTACGGCTTAAAGTTAAAGGCAACAAAGGGGACACCATTCGATTGAAATTTGGCGAAGTGTTATTCCCAAATGGTGAACTAATGACCGAGAATTTACGGAAGGCTCGTGCTACGGACACGTATATTCTTAAGGGCAGTAAGGACGGTGAAACCTGGACTCCAAAATTTACCTATCATGGATTTCAATATGTAGAAGTTGCTGGGTTCAGAACTCCCCCAAGACTAGATGCGATTACGGGCATTGTATTGACCTCTGCTACCCCCTCAACTGGTTCGTTCAGTACAGATAATCTACTAATTAATAAGCTGTACCAGAACATTGTGTGGACACAACGATCCAATTATTTTGATGTTCCAACAGATTGCCCACAACGCGATGAACGACTGGGTTGGACGGGAGATGCGCAGGCTTATGTTCAGTCTGCTGCTTTCAATACTGATATTTCGGCGTTTTACACAAAATGGCTGGTTGATTTAAACGACGCACAACGAGCCGATCATTCCTATCCAATTTATGCCCCCGCGCCCAACGTTCGCAAAACAGATACGTATTCGCCGGGTTGGTCGGAGGCTGGGATTATTTGCCCGTATACCATTTACAAAACGTACGGAGATACCCGGGTAATTCGGGAATTCTGGCCGAATATGGTGGCCTATCTCAAGTTTATGGAAGCAAAGAGTAAAGGAGACTATGTTTATAAAGAAGGCAGCTTCGAGGAAATTTCCCCTAAAGGTGGCTTTGGCGACTGGCTTTCGGTGGGGAAGAAAACACCTCCCGACATGCTGGCAACCATGTACTACGGCTACGTGGCTTCTATGATGGCCGAAATGGCCAAGGCTATCGGCAAACAGGATGAGTCGGCGTATTACACGACCATTTTTACGAAGATCAAACAGGCATTTCTGGCGCACTACACCGACGAAACCGGGAAGTTTAAAACGAATAGTGCTGCGTATGGTAATGGAGATGGCTATGTAGATGGAGACATGGGTTTTGCTGGACATACCCAAACCGCGTATGCCAATGCGATTTACATGCATATGCTTAAACCAGACCTTACCCAAAAGGCGGGTAATTGGCTGGTAGAACTTATTAAGGCGAATAATAACAAACTCTCAACCGGCTTTTTAGGGGTGAAGCCACTATTGCCTGCCTTATCGAGTACGGGGCACAGCGATGAAGCGTACAATTTATTGTTAAGTACAGACTATCCTTCCTGGGGGTTCGAAGTGGTCAATGGTGCCAATACCATATGGGAGCGTTGGAATAGTTACATCAAGGGCAAAGGCTTCGAGAATAATGCGGGCATGAATTCCTTTAACCATTACGCCTTTGGCTCCGTAAATGAGTGGTTATTTGAGTATGCCGCCGGAATTCAGGTTGGAGAAGCTGGCTATCGAACGTTTACGATCAAACCCGAAATTGCCCGGCTGGGTATTAAGCAAGTAAAAGCAACTTACCATTCCATCAACGGAATGATTACAACCGCCTGGAAAAAAGACGGCTCTTCCATTCAGGTGCAGGTTACAGTACCTATTAATACCATAGCCACTGTTTTCATCCCAACAATAAATCCTACGACTGTTTTAGAGGCTGGCAAAGCCGTAAAAACAAATTCGGCTATAACCGTAAAAGCCTATAAAGACGGCTACTTGCCTGTTGAGATCGGCTCAGGGGTGTATCAATTCACGTCCCAGAACTAA
- the holA gene encoding DNA polymerase III subunit delta has translation MIPAVDALLKDIRNKRIAPVYLIHGDEPYYIDRIAEELEKVAVPVAERGFNQFVLFGKDTDAGAVLNYARRYPFMAERQLVLVKEAQQMNGINDKSAQTLFEDYALNPLSSTILMLCYTREDGKPALDERKAWVKAFGAKGKLLGVKKLYDNKIPDWVGEYCREQGAKVSPKACQLLADHIGNDLKRLASEIDKILINLHVGEEISAATVERLVGISKEYNVFELQKALIQRDVVKANQIVDYFGRNPKDNPLVVILSQLFGYFSKVLLVQASKDQSDKGLAPLLGVNPFFVKDYQSAARTFPLPKVASIIHAIRRADAQSKGIDTPTMSESDILRELVFEILH, from the coding sequence TTGATTCCTGCTGTTGATGCTCTTCTGAAAGATATCCGTAACAAACGGATTGCCCCTGTGTATCTGATTCATGGCGATGAACCCTATTATATTGATCGGATCGCTGAGGAACTTGAAAAAGTGGCTGTTCCAGTTGCTGAGCGAGGATTCAATCAGTTTGTCCTGTTCGGGAAAGATACGGATGCCGGGGCCGTTCTGAACTACGCCCGACGCTATCCATTCATGGCCGAGCGGCAGTTGGTGCTCGTGAAAGAAGCCCAGCAGATGAATGGCATCAACGATAAATCGGCACAGACACTGTTCGAAGATTACGCGCTGAATCCGCTTTCTAGTACCATTTTGATGCTCTGTTATACACGGGAAGACGGCAAGCCAGCCCTCGACGAGCGTAAAGCCTGGGTGAAGGCGTTTGGGGCCAAAGGAAAACTGTTGGGTGTTAAAAAGCTATACGACAACAAGATACCCGATTGGGTGGGCGAGTACTGCCGCGAACAGGGGGCCAAAGTTAGCCCTAAAGCCTGTCAGCTCCTGGCCGATCACATTGGCAACGACCTTAAACGGTTGGCGAGCGAAATCGACAAAATTCTGATTAATCTCCATGTGGGCGAAGAGATCTCGGCCGCAACCGTTGAGCGATTAGTCGGGATTAGTAAAGAATACAATGTTTTTGAGCTGCAAAAAGCCCTTATCCAACGCGATGTGGTGAAGGCGAATCAGATCGTTGATTATTTCGGGCGAAACCCGAAAGACAATCCATTAGTCGTCATTCTGTCACAACTTTTTGGCTATTTCAGTAAGGTCTTATTGGTGCAGGCATCTAAAGATCAGAGCGATAAAGGACTGGCCCCACTACTCGGCGTAAATCCGTTTTTCGTGAAAGATTACCAGTCGGCAGCCCGTACATTTCCGCTTCCCAAAGTAGCCTCCATTATTCACGCCATCCGGAGGGCCGATGCCCAAAGCAAAGGAATTGACACGCCAACCATGAGCGAGAGCGATATTCTACGCGAATTAGTCTTTGAGATTCTGCACTAG
- a CDS encoding CocE/NonD family hydrolase, which produces MPKHLLYFAIFLLNYSLQAIAQTPSSYERQEVMIPMRDGVRLNTVIYTLKNSKEALPFLLTRTPYGVSETPTPDRIQYVKDMADDGYIFVYQDIRGRYKSEGTFEMQRFTRDKKNSKAIDESTDTYDTIEWLLANVPNNNKKVGMYGISYAGWTTAIAAIDPHPALVAVSEQATPSDMFLGDDFHHNGAFRLSYGFEYAFMEEATKTDSLFPFPNYDTYDWYLKLGPLSNANKLYFNGKLPTWNDFVKHPNYDSFWQKQSLINRIDSSPKIPTMNVAGWWDQEDFYGPLKAYQLWEKQDQAHKNFLVAGPWNHGGWGRSDGSTLGNIKFDTATSVTFRKEIQAPWFAYYLKGKGSGNFAEAVTFQTGSNTWKRYETWPPKEASKRNLYFQSNGKLSFDAPKATTGSDAYVSDPAHPVPYRTRPIEATYGPGSRWRTWLTEDQRFVHNRPDVLSWETDALTEDITVTGEVLAKLFAATTGSDADWVVKLIDVYPAHDPKQLAMSGYQLMVANDVFRGRFRTSFEKPEAIQPNKTEAYSIDLHSINHVFRKGHKMMVQVQSTWFPIIDRNPQKFVPNIFEAKESDYQKATHTIFRSAAYPSHLELSVVGK; this is translated from the coding sequence ATGCCAAAACATCTCCTCTATTTCGCCATTTTCCTGCTTAACTACTCTCTACAGGCCATCGCCCAAACACCCAGTTCCTACGAACGGCAGGAAGTCATGATCCCGATGCGCGATGGCGTTCGGTTGAATACAGTGATTTACACGCTCAAAAACAGTAAAGAAGCGCTGCCTTTTCTGCTGACACGCACGCCATATGGTGTTAGCGAAACGCCAACTCCCGATCGTATCCAATACGTAAAAGACATGGCCGACGATGGCTATATCTTTGTTTATCAAGACATTCGTGGGCGCTACAAATCGGAAGGCACGTTCGAGATGCAGCGCTTTACCCGAGATAAGAAAAACTCAAAAGCTATCGACGAAAGTACGGACACCTACGATACCATTGAGTGGTTGCTTGCGAATGTTCCGAACAACAACAAAAAGGTGGGCATGTATGGGATTTCATACGCAGGCTGGACTACGGCTATTGCCGCTATTGACCCACACCCCGCTCTGGTGGCCGTTTCGGAGCAGGCAACCCCCTCTGACATGTTTCTGGGAGACGATTTTCATCATAACGGAGCGTTTCGGTTGAGCTATGGCTTTGAATATGCCTTCATGGAAGAGGCCACCAAAACAGATTCGTTGTTTCCGTTTCCCAATTACGACACCTACGACTGGTATTTGAAATTAGGTCCGCTTTCGAACGCTAACAAGTTGTATTTCAACGGAAAACTACCGACCTGGAACGACTTCGTCAAACACCCGAACTACGATTCATTCTGGCAGAAACAATCGCTCATTAATCGCATTGATAGTAGCCCTAAAATACCGACTATGAATGTAGCAGGCTGGTGGGATCAGGAAGATTTTTACGGCCCCCTGAAAGCCTACCAACTTTGGGAAAAGCAGGATCAGGCACACAAAAACTTTCTGGTAGCGGGTCCCTGGAATCATGGTGGTTGGGGCCGAAGCGACGGTAGCACCTTAGGAAATATCAAATTCGACACAGCCACATCGGTAACCTTCCGAAAGGAGATTCAGGCACCCTGGTTTGCGTACTATCTCAAAGGGAAAGGTTCTGGGAATTTTGCCGAAGCCGTTACGTTTCAAACAGGTTCAAATACATGGAAACGCTATGAAACCTGGCCCCCTAAAGAAGCCTCGAAGCGTAACCTGTATTTTCAGTCCAACGGTAAACTATCGTTCGATGCACCAAAAGCAACAACTGGTTCCGATGCGTATGTGTCTGATCCAGCGCACCCTGTCCCCTATCGCACGCGCCCAATTGAAGCTACTTACGGACCAGGTTCTCGCTGGCGCACCTGGCTTACTGAAGATCAGCGATTTGTACACAATCGCCCTGATGTGCTGTCCTGGGAAACGGATGCTTTGACCGAAGATATAACGGTAACAGGCGAAGTATTGGCTAAATTATTTGCCGCGACAACGGGTAGCGACGCCGATTGGGTTGTCAAGCTGATCGATGTGTATCCAGCCCACGATCCGAAGCAACTCGCCATGAGTGGTTATCAATTGATGGTAGCGAATGATGTGTTCCGGGGCCGATTCCGTACTAGTTTTGAAAAGCCGGAAGCCATTCAGCCCAACAAGACTGAAGCCTATTCGATTGATCTCCATTCCATTAACCATGTGTTCCGGAAAGGCCATAAAATGATGGTGCAAGTTCAGAGTACCTGGTTCCCGATCATCGACCGGAATCCGCAAAAGTTTGTTCCAAACATTTTTGAAGCAAAAGAGAGCGATTACCAAAAAGCCACCCACACCATTTTCCGCTCGGCTGCCTATCCATCACATCTGGAGCTGAGCGTGGTTGGAAAGTAA
- a CDS encoding DUF6886 family protein, producing MQPNRLVHISEDPTIKVFEPKPSPSHFDSIHGDVVFAITETLLHNYLFPRDCPRVTFYSKDSTSEVDKEKFLGNTPASFVVVLENKWREKIEQAQLYCYEFRPDNFVLLDEGAGYYVSYQSETPLSMRIIKNCLEELEKRTIEVRFVETLWPLAREVAESTLQFSLIRMRNAIPES from the coding sequence GTGCAGCCTAATCGATTAGTTCACATCAGCGAAGACCCCACTATTAAGGTTTTCGAACCCAAACCTTCTCCGTCTCATTTTGATTCTATTCATGGGGATGTCGTGTTTGCAATTACCGAGACGCTCTTGCACAATTACCTGTTTCCTAGAGATTGCCCAAGAGTAACGTTTTATTCCAAAGACAGTACGTCAGAAGTTGACAAGGAAAAATTTCTAGGCAATACGCCTGCATCGTTTGTCGTCGTGCTGGAAAATAAATGGCGTGAGAAAATAGAACAAGCCCAGCTTTATTGTTACGAATTTCGGCCGGATAATTTTGTGTTACTTGACGAAGGCGCTGGCTATTATGTCTCTTACCAAAGTGAAACACCTTTATCCATGCGAATTATAAAAAATTGTTTAGAGGAATTAGAAAAGAGAACTATTGAGGTGCGCTTTGTAGAAACGCTGTGGCCGTTAGCTCGGGAAGTAGCTGAGTCTACATTGCAATTTTCCTTGATCCGAATGCGAAATGCAATACCTGAATCTTGA
- a CDS encoding DUF5723 family protein yields MKYSLSLGLFLLLATVGFSQNLLGISTSRYGGTNRLYINPALAADSPSKFYLNVFTGNGHVDNNYVRYQAPFSLLSLLTGTVPAQYKNSNGTIKFEQDYTQEMLNGRAKNGTVSGEIRGPSLLMKTGERGAFAITTRFRAVGQVVGASEPLLSSLRASLNDGALYSIPSTDNKFNANANTYAELGLTYAGTVLEGDGRKLLLGATAKFMLGYNGQQLINRGMNYRIVQDPANANNAYLEVNKLDATFAYTNYLQNRSLTPSTLFSSSVPGRGFGVDIGLTYIDQYDAESPALQLGIALTDVGGLTYKGQEYRYTDIGTNPVKFRSSDFNNLNGTGSIIEVIQNKLNTGRTPDNNTFRAGLPTSLNLTADYQLPSGFGINLTYLQDMRALQATAIHQPTILAVTPRYDARWLSLALPIAYLNGGITAGGSIRVGPGWLGTDNFLGLIGTKSNGIQPRGLDIYAGLAFGIGRVNEE; encoded by the coding sequence ATGAAGTATTCACTCAGTTTAGGGCTGTTTTTACTGCTAGCAACGGTCGGTTTTTCTCAAAACCTACTCGGGATTTCGACCAGCCGCTATGGAGGAACTAACCGCCTATATATTAATCCAGCTTTAGCTGCAGATTCCCCCTCAAAGTTCTATTTGAACGTATTTACGGGTAATGGCCATGTTGATAACAACTATGTCCGGTATCAGGCCCCATTTTCCTTACTCAGTCTGCTGACAGGCACTGTACCTGCCCAATATAAAAACTCAAACGGGACCATTAAATTTGAGCAAGACTATACCCAGGAGATGTTAAATGGCAGAGCAAAAAATGGGACGGTCTCGGGTGAAATTCGTGGCCCGTCTTTACTGATGAAAACCGGTGAACGAGGAGCATTTGCAATCACCACCCGCTTTCGAGCCGTGGGTCAGGTAGTTGGGGCTTCGGAGCCACTGCTATCGTCCTTGCGAGCCAGTTTGAATGACGGCGCCTTGTATAGCATTCCTAGCACCGACAATAAATTCAATGCCAATGCCAACACCTATGCCGAATTAGGTTTAACCTACGCTGGGACTGTTCTGGAGGGCGATGGCCGTAAACTTCTTTTAGGGGCAACGGCAAAATTTATGCTCGGCTATAATGGCCAGCAATTGATTAACCGGGGTATGAATTACCGGATTGTACAGGACCCTGCTAACGCGAATAATGCTTATCTGGAGGTTAATAAACTGGATGCAACCTTTGCCTACACGAATTATCTTCAGAATCGGAGCTTAACTCCATCTACTTTATTTAGCTCTTCGGTACCTGGCCGGGGCTTTGGGGTTGACATTGGCCTGACTTATATTGACCAATACGATGCCGAAAGTCCAGCCTTGCAATTAGGCATCGCACTGACCGATGTTGGCGGCCTGACTTATAAAGGGCAGGAATACAGGTATACTGATATTGGTACAAACCCTGTTAAGTTTCGAAGTAGCGACTTTAATAATCTTAATGGAACTGGTTCGATCATTGAAGTTATCCAGAACAAATTAAACACTGGTCGAACTCCCGATAACAATACGTTTAGAGCTGGTCTACCAACCTCGTTAAACCTAACAGCCGACTATCAGTTACCCAGTGGATTCGGTATAAACCTGACGTATTTGCAGGACATGCGGGCGTTACAGGCAACTGCTATTCATCAACCAACCATACTCGCTGTTACGCCGAGATACGATGCTCGCTGGCTAAGTTTAGCACTGCCTATTGCTTATCTGAATGGTGGGATAACCGCAGGGGGTTCTATACGGGTTGGGCCAGGTTGGTTGGGCACCGATAATTTTCTGGGCCTGATTGGCACAAAATCCAACGGTATTCAGCCTCGTGGCTTAGATATTTATGCGGGCTTAGCATTTGGTATTGGGCGAGTTAACGAGGAATAA